Proteins encoded within one genomic window of Lysinibacillus sphaericus:
- a CDS encoding YdhK family protein: MVLNKNRLLMLVAAIALLILSACADNTAKSESAQSDKTEHGEEMDHGDEMDHSMMNHSSSGEVPATLKTAENPKFPVGSKAILTDGHMSGMTGAEATIVGAYDTTAYIISFEPTTGGKTIENHKWVIHEELIDPGEAPLSPGSEVKTDATHMTGMENATVRIDDAVQTTVYMVDFALTTTGEEMKNHKWVTDSELATK; this comes from the coding sequence ATGGTATTAAATAAAAATCGGCTCCTAATGTTAGTAGCAGCAATTGCTTTACTAATACTTTCAGCTTGTGCTGATAATACAGCGAAGTCAGAATCTGCTCAAAGCGACAAAACAGAGCACGGCGAAGAGATGGATCATGGGGATGAAATGGATCATTCCATGATGAATCATTCAAGCTCTGGTGAAGTTCCAGCCACTTTAAAAACAGCCGAAAATCCAAAGTTCCCTGTCGGCAGTAAGGCTATTCTTACAGATGGCCATATGTCAGGAATGACAGGAGCCGAAGCGACAATTGTCGGCGCTTACGATACGACAGCATACATTATTTCATTTGAGCCTACTACTGGTGGTAAGACAATTGAAAATCATAAATGGGTGATTCATGAGGAATTAATCGACCCAGGTGAAGCACCTTTATCACCAGGATCAGAAGTAAAAACTGATGCTACCCATATGACAGGCATGGAAAATGCGACTGTACGCATTGATGATGCCGTACAAACGACTGTCTATATGGTCGATTTTGCTTTAACAACTACTGGTGAAGAAATGAAAAATCATAAATGGGTGACTGATAGCGAGCTAGCGACAAAATAA
- a CDS encoding FecCD family ABC transporter permease, protein MNKKFMLFSLTLFLVLIASMTVAIMIGSVSVTPLHVWKVIVSKMPLFPHVIEEDWSRSQEIIIWQIRVPRVILAAVVGAGLAVAGAAVQALVRNSIADPYILGISSGATVGATAVIILGAFSFLGIYALSVSAFLGSFMAIVLVFLLSRVGGRISIFRLLLAGMAVSFILSATSNFMLMMSKEEGGIKAVMYWMLGSLAGAKWSNLFIPVIVFFIVFGLLWLYYRNLNLLLLGEEAAVTLGVNLQQFRIQLIVLVSLLTGVLVAVSGSIGFVGLIIPHIVRLLVGSNYQHVIPISALLGGIFLVWADALARVLIAPEEMPIGIITAFCGGPFFIWLLRRNNYSFGEGD, encoded by the coding sequence ATGAATAAAAAATTTATGTTATTTTCTTTGACCCTTTTTCTAGTGCTCATTGCGTCTATGACAGTGGCCATTATGATTGGGTCTGTGTCAGTTACGCCGTTACATGTATGGAAGGTAATTGTTTCGAAAATGCCATTATTCCCTCATGTTATAGAGGAGGATTGGAGTCGATCGCAAGAGATTATTATATGGCAAATCCGTGTTCCTCGCGTGATTCTGGCGGCTGTTGTTGGTGCAGGCTTAGCGGTTGCTGGTGCTGCTGTTCAAGCACTAGTCCGTAATTCGATAGCCGATCCGTATATTTTAGGTATTTCTTCGGGAGCAACAGTGGGCGCAACGGCTGTCATTATTTTAGGGGCGTTTTCATTTTTAGGTATCTACGCCCTTTCAGTCTCTGCTTTTTTAGGCTCTTTTATGGCAATTGTCTTAGTATTTTTGTTGTCGCGTGTAGGAGGACGTATTTCGATTTTTCGCCTTTTACTAGCGGGGATGGCGGTGTCCTTTATCTTATCTGCCACTTCGAATTTTATGTTAATGATGTCTAAGGAAGAGGGCGGGATTAAAGCCGTTATGTATTGGATGTTAGGCAGTCTCGCAGGAGCAAAATGGAGTAATTTATTTATTCCAGTCATTGTCTTTTTTATCGTATTTGGGTTGTTGTGGCTATACTATCGAAATCTGAATTTATTACTACTTGGGGAAGAAGCAGCCGTCACGTTAGGGGTAAATCTTCAACAGTTTCGCATACAGCTAATAGTACTCGTATCTTTACTGACAGGTGTGCTCGTTGCAGTAAGTGGGTCCATCGGGTTTGTTGGTTTAATTATTCCGCATATCGTACGCTTGTTAGTTGGCTCTAATTATCAACATGTTATCCCCATAAGTGCATTGTTAGGGGGAATTTTTCTAGTTTGGGCTGATGCGTTAGCGCGTGTATTAATAGCCCCAGAAGAAATGCCGATTGGCATTATTACTGCTTTTTGTGGGGGACCGTTTTTCATTTGGCTACTACGTCGAAACAATTATTCATTTGGTGAAGGGGATTAA
- a CDS encoding heme ABC transporter ATP-binding protein, with amino-acid sequence MTLEAKEVSFSIHDQCILEKVSIQIKAKQFVGLIGPNGSGKSTLLKNMYRLLKPESGTVLLNEQDIFKQSSKIIAKKLAVVSQETPVLFDFQVKDLVSMGRTPHKKLFEMDNKEDFNIVKEALSQTGIAHLETRSFSSLSGGEKKRVMVARALAQQAQILILDEPTNHLDIHHQLQLMDLIQTLHLTVVAALHDLNMAAMYCDYIYVLQQGRIVQYGTPEEVLTPKLLDDVFGVCADIQTHPQTGKPYLTYLSASHSNNS; translated from the coding sequence ATGACATTAGAAGCAAAGGAAGTATCATTCTCCATTCATGATCAGTGCATATTAGAGAAAGTAAGCATTCAAATAAAAGCAAAGCAGTTTGTTGGGTTGATTGGCCCTAATGGTAGCGGAAAGTCTACACTATTAAAAAATATGTATCGTTTATTAAAGCCAGAAAGCGGTACAGTGTTATTAAATGAGCAAGATATATTTAAGCAATCAAGTAAAATCATCGCAAAGAAATTAGCAGTTGTCAGTCAAGAAACGCCTGTGTTGTTCGACTTTCAAGTAAAAGATTTAGTGAGTATGGGAAGAACGCCACATAAAAAACTTTTTGAGATGGACAATAAGGAAGACTTTAATATTGTAAAAGAAGCCTTGTCTCAAACAGGTATTGCCCATTTAGAAACACGTAGTTTTAGTTCCCTTTCTGGAGGGGAAAAAAAGAGAGTGATGGTTGCGCGTGCACTTGCACAGCAAGCACAGATACTTATTTTAGATGAGCCGACAAATCATTTAGATATCCACCATCAATTACAACTAATGGATTTAATTCAAACACTGCATTTGACGGTTGTCGCCGCCTTACATGATTTAAATATGGCCGCGATGTACTGCGACTACATTTATGTTTTACAACAAGGTCGTATCGTTCAATATGGTACGCCAGAAGAAGTGTTAACACCTAAGCTGCTGGATGATGTTTTTGGAGTATGCGCCGACATTCAAACACATCCACAAACAGGCAAACCATATTTAACCTATTTAAGTGCCAGTCACTCAAACAATTCTTAA
- a CDS encoding endonuclease Q family protein, translated as MSGRAVKITGSKTLTLARILEMASAKKGLDIIGIIDCHSPEVIAEMNIMIQQGKLKELSQGGLRFQETTLIPGSEIEIYDSSCHGPIHVLAYFPTIQVMENFSNWMSQYMKNIHLSSQRIYCEGQTVQQKVRELGGLFIPAHVFTPFKSLFGKGVHISLTEVFNPQLIDAIELGLSSDTNMVKNIKELQAYTFVTNSDAHSLGKMAREYQKLKLMAANFSELKMALHEQDGRAVVANYGLNPLLGKYYQTVCANCGNQLSADDTLCTSCASSKIIKGVATRIKELSEPYVDERERPPYIHQVPLDFIPGLGPKMMERLLHAFGTEMTILHRITTEQLEEIVPQKIATMIDLARTGQLHIEVGGGGVYGKVQHK; from the coding sequence ATGAGTGGGCGCGCAGTGAAAATTACTGGGAGTAAAACGTTAACATTAGCACGGATTTTAGAGATGGCTAGTGCCAAAAAAGGGCTTGATATTATCGGCATTATTGATTGTCATTCACCAGAAGTCATTGCTGAAATGAATATAATGATACAACAAGGCAAACTAAAGGAGTTATCGCAAGGTGGACTCCGATTTCAAGAAACAACGCTTATTCCAGGTTCTGAAATCGAAATATATGATAGCTCCTGCCATGGACCAATTCATGTGCTAGCTTATTTCCCTACTATTCAAGTGATGGAGAATTTTTCGAATTGGATGAGCCAGTATATGAAAAACATCCATTTAAGTTCACAGCGTATTTATTGTGAAGGCCAAACTGTACAACAAAAAGTGCGGGAATTAGGGGGGCTTTTTATTCCAGCACATGTTTTTACGCCATTTAAAAGTTTATTTGGAAAAGGTGTTCATATAAGCTTAACAGAAGTATTCAATCCACAGCTTATAGATGCTATAGAGCTTGGTTTAAGTTCTGATACCAATATGGTCAAAAACATAAAAGAACTTCAAGCCTATACATTTGTTACAAACTCTGATGCACATTCGCTTGGGAAAATGGCTCGTGAATATCAAAAACTAAAATTAATGGCGGCTAATTTTAGCGAATTAAAGATGGCACTTCATGAACAGGATGGGCGGGCAGTAGTGGCGAATTATGGGTTAAATCCATTGCTCGGCAAATATTATCAAACTGTTTGTGCTAATTGTGGTAATCAGCTAAGTGCAGACGATACGCTTTGTACATCTTGTGCAAGCTCGAAAATTATTAAAGGTGTTGCGACACGTATTAAGGAACTATCAGAGCCGTATGTTGATGAACGTGAAAGACCACCTTACATCCATCAAGTACCACTTGATTTTATACCAGGTTTAGGTCCGAAAATGATGGAAAGATTATTACATGCATTTGGGACTGAAATGACGATTTTACACCGTATCACGACCGAGCAACTCGAGGAAATTGTGCCACAGAAAATAGCTACGATGATTGATTTAGCGAGAACGGGACAATTACATATTGAGGTTGGTGGTGGAGGTGTCTATGGAAAGGTACAGCATAAATAG
- a CDS encoding S-layer homology domain-containing protein — protein sequence MQFSKKFRFLAASMLALQLTIPVGASAEKKEDHIAPSWVVQADYIALGDSLAHGMNEVGAIGLGYTDFVAQALQQEGLLTSYNKGFAYSGYTTKNVLKDLQDDVEKPVTGFGYTNDRAKLRASIQEAELITLTAGANDLLPILKQSSTTGIDTAAIIKASQEAINNIAAILKEIKKLNPQVQIYVMGYYNSFPYYSEDLQTQFKMLLGIMNASIKTTAEKAGAIFVPTYDVVAKDVPNFLPNPENIHLSEAGYLAVAKQAFLPAIKASSLWDASSAIQVNVNSSTEANVKWLAATDNEGVTNYHVYLNNTLYSTVDANQTAITLDSLVDNTTYTVAIKAIDAAGNESVQSPTATFTTGSKVQFLDIENHWAKEFIQKAAARGMMKGYADGTFRPEQNITRAQAAAMLVRSLGLTTTSKAPFTDIASYDAETQSEIAAAYAHGLVKGSDGKFNPSQPITRAQLALMMNRAYEKQFNQTYVVKNQTPFTDITSYNDETKNAITMLYELGIVAGSEGRFSPEAPTKRSHAAKILVNFSERLK from the coding sequence ATGCAATTTTCAAAAAAATTTCGTTTTTTAGCTGCTAGCATGCTAGCTTTACAATTAACAATACCTGTAGGTGCAAGTGCGGAAAAGAAAGAAGATCATATAGCGCCAAGCTGGGTTGTACAGGCTGATTACATAGCGCTAGGCGATTCATTAGCACATGGTATGAATGAAGTCGGAGCCATTGGCTTAGGCTATACAGATTTTGTAGCACAGGCATTACAACAAGAAGGTTTACTTACATCCTATAATAAAGGGTTTGCCTATTCGGGGTATACAACTAAAAATGTGTTAAAAGACTTACAAGATGATGTAGAAAAGCCAGTGACGGGGTTTGGTTATACAAATGATCGTGCAAAGCTTAGAGCTTCAATTCAAGAGGCAGAGCTGATTACGTTAACTGCTGGTGCTAATGATTTATTGCCAATTCTAAAACAATCGTCAACAACTGGTATTGATACAGCCGCCATTATAAAGGCATCTCAAGAAGCTATAAATAATATAGCGGCAATACTCAAGGAAATAAAGAAGTTAAATCCACAGGTACAAATTTACGTGATGGGCTATTATAATTCTTTCCCTTATTACAGCGAAGACTTGCAAACACAGTTTAAAATGCTTTTAGGTATCATGAATGCTTCTATTAAAACAACTGCTGAGAAAGCAGGTGCAATATTTGTGCCAACATATGACGTAGTGGCGAAAGATGTACCTAACTTTTTGCCAAATCCAGAAAACATTCATTTAAGTGAAGCAGGTTATTTAGCAGTAGCAAAGCAGGCATTTTTACCAGCTATTAAAGCAAGTTCACTATGGGATGCTTCTTCAGCAATCCAAGTCAATGTTAATAGTAGTACAGAGGCAAATGTAAAATGGCTAGCGGCAACTGATAATGAAGGGGTTACGAACTATCATGTGTATTTGAATAATACACTCTACTCTACAGTCGATGCCAATCAAACAGCTATAACGCTCGATAGTTTAGTAGATAATACTACTTATACTGTTGCCATAAAAGCGATAGATGCGGCAGGGAATGAAAGTGTACAAAGTCCAACTGCAACTTTTACAACAGGCAGTAAAGTGCAATTTTTAGATATAGAAAATCATTGGGCAAAGGAGTTCATTCAAAAAGCGGCTGCAAGAGGCATGATGAAGGGCTATGCTGATGGTACTTTTAGACCTGAACAAAATATTACACGCGCACAGGCAGCAGCGATGCTTGTTAGAAGCTTAGGTTTAACAACAACTAGCAAAGCGCCTTTCACAGATATAGCGAGCTACGATGCCGAAACACAGTCAGAAATTGCTGCTGCTTATGCACATGGTCTTGTGAAGGGGTCGGATGGCAAGTTTAATCCAAGCCAGCCTATTACGCGCGCGCAATTAGCATTAATGATGAATCGTGCTTATGAAAAACAGTTTAACCAAACATATGTTGTGAAAAATCAAACACCGTTTACCGATATAACTAGCTACAATGATGAAACGAAAAATGCCATCACAATGCTGTATGAGCTTGGTATTGTTGCAGGAAGTGAAGGAAGATTTTCTCCTGAAGCCCCAACAAAGAGAAGCCATGCTGCTAAAATATTAGTGAACTTTAGTGAACGTTTGAAATAA
- a CDS encoding DUF2653 family protein: protein MAQIINEQDIINAICLSQAYHLNVRPEDVLVELTYEDETGFGAEVETNGQIEVLNTAAMIGALRVWIKDVLHGDPFSTGIELILDDEEGIIAKLS, encoded by the coding sequence ATGGCACAAATAATTAACGAGCAAGATATTATCAATGCAATTTGTCTTTCACAGGCTTACCATCTAAATGTTCGCCCTGAAGACGTACTTGTTGAGCTAACGTACGAAGATGAGACAGGCTTCGGCGCGGAAGTCGAAACAAACGGTCAAATCGAAGTATTGAATACCGCTGCTATGATTGGCGCATTACGTGTATGGATTAAAGACGTCCTACACGGCGATCCTTTCTCAACTGGTATTGAGCTAATTTTAGATGATGAAGAAGGCATTATTGCCAAACTATCATAG
- a CDS encoding YdcF family protein — translation MLPTMTLLISIFLMLYITEKRRFINAVVLGLIGLNVFVGMTTRYDLFINEQGIVSKMGIMTLFGIIPGIMLILSIAMFFNSKILLEKEGRRFRNVLLAVFGLAFFAMMIGYVFVFFTNIENPLWHILFFYAFLIFAYTVFLYTSVMVYAIIYHFAPITYEPDYILVLGSGLIGDKVPPLLASRLDEAVKQYKKYGERPFIIVSGGQGRDEQVSEAFAMETYMIDKHQIPNRKILMEDRSTNTEQNMAFSKAIMDAHAQGKKYRSLFVTNNFHVFRASIYARRAKLDAQGVGSKTALYYIPNAFTREFIGLLEMYKWGHITLFFVITLFVGLMLRAYV, via the coding sequence GTGCTTCCAACAATGACATTATTAATTTCAATATTTTTAATGCTGTATATTACAGAAAAAAGACGCTTTATTAACGCTGTCGTTTTAGGCTTAATAGGGTTGAATGTATTTGTAGGTATGACAACACGTTATGATTTATTTATTAACGAACAAGGTATTGTGTCCAAAATGGGTATCATGACGTTGTTCGGTATTATACCAGGTATCATGTTAATACTATCCATTGCGATGTTTTTCAATAGTAAAATCCTGCTTGAAAAAGAAGGGCGAAGATTTCGAAATGTATTACTAGCTGTGTTTGGCTTGGCTTTCTTTGCAATGATGATTGGCTATGTTTTCGTATTCTTTACGAATATTGAAAATCCTCTTTGGCATATTCTTTTCTTTTATGCGTTTTTGATTTTTGCTTATACAGTATTTTTATATACAAGTGTGATGGTCTACGCTATCATTTATCATTTTGCACCGATAACATATGAACCTGATTATATTCTTGTGCTGGGATCTGGCCTTATTGGTGATAAAGTTCCTCCTCTATTAGCAAGCCGTTTAGATGAGGCAGTCAAGCAATATAAAAAATATGGAGAGCGACCTTTTATTATCGTCTCGGGTGGGCAAGGGCGCGATGAACAAGTTTCAGAAGCGTTTGCGATGGAAACATATATGATAGATAAACATCAAATACCGAATCGGAAAATATTGATGGAAGATCGGTCGACAAATACAGAGCAAAATATGGCGTTCTCTAAAGCGATCATGGATGCGCACGCGCAAGGGAAAAAGTACCGTTCACTTTTTGTTACGAATAATTTTCATGTATTTCGAGCGAGTATTTATGCAAGAAGGGCAAAGCTTGATGCACAAGGTGTAGGCTCTAAAACGGCGTTATATTATATACCTAACGCTTTTACTCGTGAATTTATCGGTTTGTTAGAAATGTATAAATGGGGACATATAACGCTCTTTTTCGTCATTACGTTATTTGTAGGACTAATGTTAAGAGCATATGTGTAA
- a CDS encoding SEL1-like repeat protein, which produces MYGQFLAKQNKERTESLQQSTNIQNTWFAQNLTLLILDEVQLTTLQKMLYQVIQGLLRKKHQRHLQIVHPEQTQTVQDNVLTLLAEYDDVLREAIPLPIYILIWQITSLEKLAYTTEVVDDVLDVLEWYFTHQDETVAVFEEEDLDHEEIIDLYKAAIEEQDADAQFELGEYYSANEDTFFQPKKSIKWFELAAKQDNANAQYALGNYYFEGIGVEESYDRAFKLYEAAAQQGHADAANNLADMYLNGESVPENMSLAKHWFEIAAAQGVAEAMFTLGLMHEQGLGVAIDEEKAFAFYKNSAEAGYVEAQYRLGGIYLEGHLGQARDINRGLYWFERAAEQYHVDAFYDLGFIWSKGLTGIRNIEKGIHWFKQASLQGDPEAKLQLGHIYNKGEGIPRNIKEAKKWYGLAAEAGIEEATVLLEELEEL; this is translated from the coding sequence ATGTACGGGCAATTTTTAGCAAAGCAAAATAAGGAGCGAACGGAGTCCTTACAACAATCAACAAATATACAGAATACATGGTTTGCACAAAACCTCACTTTACTCATATTGGATGAAGTACAACTGACAACCTTGCAAAAGATGCTCTATCAAGTTATTCAGGGATTGCTAAGAAAAAAACATCAGCGACACTTACAAATAGTACATCCTGAGCAAACACAAACAGTGCAAGACAATGTACTAACGCTGTTAGCAGAATATGATGATGTATTGCGTGAGGCAATCCCACTCCCGATATATATTTTAATATGGCAAATTACTTCCTTAGAGAAGTTAGCGTATACAACGGAGGTTGTTGATGATGTCCTCGATGTCCTGGAATGGTATTTTACACATCAGGACGAAACAGTTGCTGTTTTTGAAGAAGAAGATTTAGACCATGAAGAAATCATCGATTTATACAAAGCTGCGATTGAAGAACAAGATGCAGATGCCCAATTTGAACTTGGAGAATATTATAGTGCAAATGAGGATACATTTTTCCAACCGAAAAAGTCGATTAAGTGGTTTGAATTAGCGGCAAAACAAGATAATGCGAATGCCCAATATGCTCTTGGTAACTATTATTTTGAAGGAATTGGTGTAGAAGAGAGTTATGATCGTGCTTTTAAGTTATACGAAGCTGCAGCGCAACAAGGGCATGCAGATGCGGCAAATAATTTAGCGGATATGTATTTGAATGGTGAGAGTGTACCAGAAAATATGTCACTTGCTAAACATTGGTTCGAGATTGCTGCCGCACAAGGGGTGGCAGAGGCAATGTTTACATTAGGTCTTATGCATGAACAAGGGTTAGGTGTTGCAATAGATGAAGAGAAAGCATTTGCCTTTTATAAAAATTCGGCTGAGGCAGGCTATGTTGAAGCGCAATACAGACTAGGTGGGATTTATTTAGAAGGTCACTTAGGGCAAGCGCGGGATATAAATCGTGGTTTATATTGGTTTGAAAGAGCGGCTGAACAATATCATGTAGATGCATTTTATGATTTGGGCTTTATTTGGAGCAAGGGTTTAACGGGGATTCGTAATATTGAAAAAGGTATTCATTGGTTCAAGCAAGCCTCACTCCAAGGAGACCCTGAAGCAAAATTGCAGCTTGGTCATATTTATAACAAAGGTGAGGGAATACCACGTAATATTAAAGAAGCGAAAAAATGGTATGGGCTTGCGGCAGAAGCAGGTATAGAAGAAGCAACCGTTTTACTAGAAGAATTAGAAGAACTTTAA
- a CDS encoding globin-coupled sensor protein — protein MIFQKQKKAMTLDLQQYSVTMDVPNSRTLVKQIEMLNLTKEDLQYLKAFKPFVEDNINHIVDRFYEMIGTEHSLVDIINKHSSVDKLKVTLRRHIIEMFNGTIDEEFYKRRVNIAKVHVHIGLRTQWYICAFQDLTMSFIDLVEEHVVHPKDQLNTIRAISKISNFEQQLVLEAFESTIEQLKENVEREKEAVEKKIVESSEGLATISQETNASFHLLNNQSHEIKQLAKKSLQVSTLAESQAIEGRECLQHQSQNMCNIIQSVDDITDNIKQLTDMSKEMEAIMNVVTNIANQTNLLALNAAIEAARAGEAGKGFSVVAEEVRKLSSQTKESVTSVAKLLEKTTERTSKLAYSLSNIQAEVASGEENMAQTEGQFNKILDAMTEAKCQNDLMEKEVQAVAQVLHELGLAFNEVTNSADKLANVAQNLN, from the coding sequence GTGATTTTTCAAAAACAGAAAAAGGCAATGACGTTAGATTTACAGCAATACTCGGTGACAATGGATGTTCCGAACTCTCGAACACTGGTTAAGCAAATTGAAATGCTAAATTTGACAAAAGAAGATTTACAATATTTAAAAGCTTTTAAACCATTTGTTGAGGACAACATAAATCACATCGTTGACCGGTTTTATGAAATGATTGGAACTGAGCATAGTTTAGTAGATATTATTAATAAACATAGTTCTGTGGATAAATTGAAGGTCACATTGCGTCGTCACATTATTGAAATGTTTAACGGTACAATTGATGAGGAATTTTATAAAAGACGAGTAAATATCGCCAAAGTGCATGTACATATCGGACTGAGAACACAATGGTATATTTGTGCTTTCCAAGATTTAACCATGTCATTTATTGATTTAGTTGAAGAACATGTAGTGCATCCGAAAGACCAATTGAATACAATACGAGCAATTTCTAAAATTTCTAATTTCGAGCAGCAACTTGTATTAGAAGCGTTCGAAAGTACAATTGAGCAACTGAAGGAAAACGTTGAACGTGAGAAAGAAGCAGTTGAGAAAAAAATTGTGGAATCGTCAGAAGGATTAGCGACCATTTCACAAGAAACAAATGCCTCCTTCCATCTATTAAATAATCAATCACATGAAATTAAGCAATTGGCAAAAAAATCGCTTCAGGTGAGTACGTTAGCAGAAAGTCAAGCAATAGAAGGTCGCGAATGCTTACAACATCAATCTCAAAATATGTGTAATATTATTCAGTCAGTGGATGATATTACGGATAATATTAAACAATTAACGGATATGTCGAAAGAAATGGAAGCGATTATGAATGTTGTAACGAACATTGCCAACCAAACAAATCTGCTTGCTTTAAATGCAGCTATTGAAGCAGCCCGCGCTGGAGAGGCTGGGAAAGGCTTTAGTGTTGTGGCAGAGGAAGTACGTAAATTGTCTAGTCAGACGAAAGAATCTGTTACATCCGTTGCAAAATTATTAGAAAAAACGACAGAGCGAACGTCTAAACTGGCATATTCGCTTAGTAATATTCAGGCAGAGGTTGCTTCAGGTGAGGAGAACATGGCTCAAACTGAAGGACAGTTTAATAAAATTTTAGATGCAATGACAGAAGCTAAGTGCCAAAATGACCTTATGGAAAAAGAGGTTCAGGCCGTAGCTCAGGTCCTTCATGAGCTTGGGCTAGCATTTAATGAAGTAACAAATTCAGCTGACAAATTAGCAAATGTCGCACAAAACTTAAACTAG
- the hemG gene encoding protoporphyrinogen oxidase: MKTIVVLGGGITGLCTMHYLQRQVLQKNIDVKLVLVEKNPYLGGKLHSAYEQGFIMETGADSIVARHKGVMELVQELNFEQELVYNETGVSYIYTNDELHAIPADSTFGIPMSLASLEASTLVSEAGKQQALQDLTMPNKGFTKDSSIGEFLTYYLGEELVQNQIAPVLAGVYSGDLHQLSIASTLPYIIDYKNEYGSIIKGFEANREQFVKASNKKFISFKQGLSSLIHRLEETLTNVEIIKGVATTNVKKHEEHYTITLADGSMFEAEHVVLALPNEAVQSLLQDPSLDRYFKEFTTASAITIYLGFDVPDAVLPADGTGFIVSHNSNVQCNAATWTSRKWKHTSANSKLLVRLFYKSINPAYETLRMMTDEELTAVALEDVKKSLGIDEKPMVVNVAKWIDQMPKYDLAHHEALKGLTAELTERYPNLSIAGCSYFGVGIGACIQNGKKIGEALAEKLV, from the coding sequence ATGAAAACAATAGTTGTATTAGGTGGCGGCATTACTGGTTTATGTACGATGCATTATTTACAACGCCAAGTATTGCAAAAAAACATAGATGTCAAACTAGTGCTTGTTGAGAAAAATCCCTACTTAGGTGGTAAGTTACATTCCGCTTATGAGCAAGGATTCATTATGGAAACGGGTGCTGACTCGATTGTGGCTCGTCATAAAGGGGTCATGGAGCTGGTGCAGGAGCTTAATTTCGAACAGGAGCTAGTGTACAACGAAACAGGGGTATCTTATATTTATACAAATGACGAATTACATGCGATCCCTGCTGATTCAACATTCGGTATTCCAATGAGTTTAGCGTCCCTTGAAGCGAGTACACTAGTATCAGAGGCAGGTAAACAACAGGCATTACAAGATTTAACAATGCCGAATAAAGGCTTTACTAAGGACAGCTCAATCGGTGAGTTTTTAACATATTACTTAGGGGAAGAACTTGTACAAAATCAAATTGCACCAGTATTAGCTGGGGTATATTCGGGTGACCTCCATCAACTGTCGATAGCATCTACCTTACCGTACATAATCGACTATAAAAATGAGTACGGTAGTATTATTAAAGGTTTTGAGGCAAATCGCGAACAATTTGTAAAAGCTTCCAACAAAAAGTTTATTTCGTTTAAACAGGGCTTATCATCACTTATCCATCGTCTTGAAGAAACGTTAACAAATGTAGAAATTATTAAAGGCGTAGCGACAACCAATGTAAAAAAACATGAAGAACATTATACAATTACATTAGCAGATGGAAGCATGTTTGAGGCTGAGCACGTAGTATTAGCACTGCCAAATGAAGCCGTACAAAGCTTATTACAGGACCCATCTTTGGATCGCTATTTTAAAGAATTTACTACAGCCTCTGCCATCACCATTTACTTGGGCTTTGATGTACCGGACGCAGTGCTACCGGCAGATGGGACAGGCTTTATTGTGTCACATAACTCGAATGTACAATGCAATGCCGCAACATGGACAAGCCGAAAATGGAAACATACATCTGCTAATAGCAAATTGCTCGTGCGCCTCTTTTATAAGAGCATTAACCCTGCGTATGAAACATTACGTATGATGACAGATGAAGAATTGACAGCTGTAGCATTAGAAGATGTAAAGAAAAGTTTAGGCATTGATGAAAAACCAATGGTTGTAAATGTAGCCAAGTGGATCGATCAAATGCCAAAATACGATTTGGCACATCATGAGGCGTTGAAAGGCTTAACAGCGGAGCTTACAGAACGGTATCCCAACTTATCGATAGCAGGTTGCTCATATTTCGGCGTAGGTATTGGTGCTTGTATTCAAAATGGTAAAAAAATAGGCGAAGCGCTTGCGGAAAAACTAGTATAA